Proteins from a genomic interval of Niabella soli DSM 19437:
- a CDS encoding glycerophosphodiester phosphodiesterase family protein, translating to MKKIGLFATALQFLITPVTFAMKTIHENGLAKNGIVAHRGAFKTNKLPENSIASLKNAIALKCAGSEFDVQMTADDSLIINHDPKYNGLTIEKTAYAELKKTPLSNGEHLPTLQEYLSAGLKNNWSTRLVLEIKPSVFSKERAQQVTEKVIKMVHRLGAAPMVVYISFDYDVCKKVKTLDPKAQVQYLNGDKSPEEIKRDGLDGIDYHFSVFQKHPDWIPQAKHNNIVLNAWTVNNAAEMDWLLANRFDFITTNEPELLAERIKINPVAKGWKLIWSDEFNTNGLPDTTKWGYDVGGNGWGNNELEYYTKADTSNAVVRDGKLLIIAKKENKEHNTFTSARLVTKGKGDWRYGRIEVSAKLPIAKGTWPAIWMLPTDWKYGGWPASGEIDIMENVGFMPDTVFGSVHTKSFNHVIHTQKTKGFYLNDADKTFHVYAVEWNKDRIDFFVDAHPYFSFSNTGKGFAEWPFDQKFHLILNVAMGGNWGGMRGMDETLKQAVMEVDYVRVFQQ from the coding sequence ATGAAAAAAATCGGCTTGTTTGCTACTGCCCTGCAGTTTCTGATTACTCCTGTAACCTTTGCCATGAAAACGATTCATGAAAACGGGTTGGCAAAAAATGGAATTGTTGCACATCGCGGAGCATTTAAAACAAATAAATTACCCGAAAACTCGATTGCTTCTTTAAAAAATGCCATTGCGCTTAAATGTGCGGGTTCAGAATTTGATGTGCAGATGACTGCTGACGACTCGCTGATCATCAACCATGATCCGAAATATAACGGGTTAACCATTGAAAAAACGGCTTATGCCGAACTAAAAAAAACACCTTTATCAAACGGGGAGCACTTACCCACATTACAGGAATATCTTTCAGCAGGGCTGAAAAACAACTGGTCAACCCGGCTGGTACTCGAAATAAAACCCTCTGTCTTCAGCAAAGAACGGGCGCAGCAGGTGACCGAAAAAGTGATAAAAATGGTGCATCGCCTGGGCGCCGCGCCAATGGTGGTATACATCAGTTTCGATTATGATGTATGTAAAAAAGTAAAAACGCTTGATCCGAAAGCCCAGGTGCAATACCTGAATGGAGACAAGTCCCCGGAGGAAATAAAAAGGGATGGCCTGGATGGCATCGATTATCATTTCTCTGTCTTTCAAAAACACCCGGACTGGATCCCCCAGGCAAAACATAATAATATTGTGCTGAACGCCTGGACCGTAAATAATGCGGCAGAAATGGACTGGCTGCTGGCGAATCGGTTTGATTTTATCACCACCAATGAACCGGAATTACTGGCCGAGCGTATTAAAATAAACCCGGTGGCAAAAGGGTGGAAACTGATATGGAGCGATGAATTCAATACCAATGGATTGCCCGATACAACCAAATGGGGTTATGATGTAGGTGGCAATGGCTGGGGCAATAATGAGCTGGAATATTATACTAAAGCTGACACGAGCAATGCAGTGGTACGCGACGGGAAGCTCCTGATCATCGCAAAAAAAGAAAATAAAGAGCATAACACGTTCACCTCGGCCCGGCTGGTTACAAAAGGCAAAGGCGACTGGCGGTATGGGAGAATAGAGGTAAGCGCTAAACTGCCCATCGCCAAAGGAACCTGGCCGGCAATATGGATGCTGCCTACCGACTGGAAATATGGCGGATGGCCTGCCAGCGGCGAAATAGACATCATGGAAAATGTAGGCTTTATGCCCGATACCGTGTTTGGCAGCGTGCATACCAAATCCTTCAATCATGTAATCCACACACAGAAAACAAAAGGCTTTTATCTGAACGATGCCGACAAAACGTTTCATGTATATGCAGTGGAATGGAATAAGGACCGGATCGATTTCTTTGTTGATGCACATCCTTATTTCTCATTTAGCAATACCGGGAAAGGTTTTGCGGAATGGCCATTTGACCAGAAATTCCATCTCATTTTAAATGTTGCCATGGGCGGCAACTGGGGAGGTATGCGGGGAATGGATGAAACGCTGAAGCAGGCTGTCATGGAAGTGGATTATGTGCGGGTATTCCAGCAATAA
- a CDS encoding serine hydrolase domain-containing protein encodes MRRIGLFAIAIAAQLATLAQPKVLVPGDAASNSFSAERLQRIDKVLQEYIRNSWIKGATAVIVHNGVIVYNKAFGTGHAQPGAPLKINDIFRIASQTKAITSTAVMMLFEEGKFLLDDPISKYIPAFAHPKVLDKFNALDSSYTTVPAKREITIRDLLTHTSGIDYAQIGSPQMKAIYAKSGIPAGFLPHPQQLAAAIDKLGTLPLVHQPGEKFTYGLNTDVLGRLVEVLSGMSLDDFLRRRIFEPLQMQDTYFHLPDSKRSRLVTVYTEDKKTKGLIPWADTTFRGISVDYPTNNNGYFSGGAGLVSTTMDYAAFLQMILNKGVYNGKRLLARHTVEIMTQNQIGDIPLGNNKFGLGFEITTEKGALKLGQSVGSFAWGGFFGTTYWGDPRENIVALLFIQQWPFSHSEIGDKFKALVYQALQ; translated from the coding sequence ATGAGAAGAATCGGCTTGTTTGCCATTGCGATTGCCGCGCAGCTTGCCACGCTCGCGCAACCCAAAGTTCTGGTTCCGGGGGATGCCGCCTCGAATAGTTTTTCAGCGGAACGGTTACAACGGATCGATAAGGTGCTACAGGAGTATATCCGGAATAGCTGGATCAAAGGCGCCACTGCTGTTATTGTACATAACGGCGTAATCGTTTATAATAAAGCCTTCGGTACGGGCCATGCACAACCCGGTGCGCCGTTAAAAATAAACGATATTTTCCGTATCGCATCCCAAACAAAAGCCATTACCAGCACCGCAGTCATGATGCTGTTTGAAGAAGGAAAATTCCTGCTGGATGATCCCATCTCAAAATATATTCCGGCTTTTGCACATCCAAAAGTGCTGGATAAATTCAATGCGTTGGATAGTAGTTATACAACGGTACCGGCAAAAAGAGAAATTACAATTCGTGATCTGCTCACGCATACCTCCGGTATCGATTATGCACAAATAGGATCTCCACAGATGAAAGCCATTTATGCAAAATCCGGAATACCGGCAGGCTTTCTTCCCCATCCGCAGCAACTGGCGGCAGCGATTGATAAACTGGGAACATTACCACTGGTACATCAGCCGGGTGAAAAATTTACTTATGGCTTAAATACAGATGTTTTGGGCCGGCTGGTAGAAGTACTGTCCGGTATGAGCCTGGATGATTTTTTGCGCAGAAGGATATTTGAGCCCCTGCAGATGCAGGATACTTATTTCCATTTGCCTGATTCCAAACGCTCCCGTCTGGTTACCGTTTACACGGAAGATAAAAAAACAAAGGGCCTGATCCCCTGGGCCGATACCACCTTTCGCGGAATATCAGTTGATTATCCAACCAACAACAATGGCTATTTTTCCGGTGGCGCGGGGCTGGTATCTACCACGATGGATTATGCTGCTTTTTTACAGATGATCCTGAATAAAGGTGTATACAATGGAAAGCGATTATTAGCCCGGCATACTGTAGAAATAATGACTCAAAATCAGATCGGCGATATTCCTTTGGGGAATAATAAATTCGGACTGGGCTTTGAGATCACTACAGAAAAAGGAGCTTTGAAATTGGGTCAATCTGTGGGAAGTTTCGCCTGGGGCGGATTTTTTGGAACTACCTATTGGGGCGATCCCCGGGAAAATATCGTTGCGCTCCTATTTATACAGCAATGGCCCTTCTCCCACAGCGAGATCGGAGATAAATTTAAGGCATTGGTATACCAGGCACTGCAATAA
- a CDS encoding NAD(P)-dependent alcohol dehydrogenase, with protein sequence MDTYSVKAFGTEAADADLKQMNIDRREPTPTDVEIEILYCGVCHSDLHTARNDWGGSKYPVVPGHEIVGRVTRVGSAVTKFKTGDLAAVGCLVDSCRTCESCRQDLEQYCLNGFTGTYNGKDKHSGKHTFGGYSEKVVVAEHFVLKVPGNLDLAAVAPLLCAGITTWSPLRHWNVGKDSKVAVIGLGGLGHMAIKLAKGLGAAVTLFSRTPGKTQDAKELGADEVIISTNEAQMKAAKGKFDLIIDTVPYVHDINPYVGTLNINGTIVLVGYLGPLDPMLQTVPMIMGRRSVAGSVIGGIAETQELLDFCGEHNIVSEIELINMQEINTAYERMLKSDVRYRFVIDMASLK encoded by the coding sequence ATGGATACTTACTCAGTAAAAGCATTTGGCACAGAAGCGGCCGATGCAGATCTAAAACAAATGAATATTGACCGGCGGGAACCCACTCCCACTGATGTGGAAATCGAAATTTTGTATTGCGGCGTTTGCCATTCCGACCTGCATACCGCGCGCAACGACTGGGGTGGCAGCAAATACCCGGTAGTTCCGGGACATGAGATTGTAGGCCGCGTTACGCGGGTGGGCAGTGCCGTTACGAAATTCAAGACAGGTGATCTGGCAGCGGTAGGCTGCCTGGTAGACAGTTGCCGCACCTGCGAAAGTTGCCGGCAGGACCTGGAACAATATTGCCTGAACGGATTTACCGGCACTTATAATGGCAAGGACAAACACTCTGGTAAACATACTTTTGGCGGCTATTCAGAAAAAGTAGTCGTAGCGGAGCACTTTGTGCTAAAAGTGCCCGGGAACCTGGACCTCGCAGCAGTGGCGCCCCTGCTTTGCGCAGGCATTACCACCTGGTCGCCGTTAAGGCACTGGAACGTTGGCAAAGACAGTAAAGTAGCAGTTATAGGCCTGGGCGGATTGGGGCACATGGCCATAAAACTGGCAAAAGGCCTGGGCGCCGCGGTGACCCTGTTTTCAAGAACGCCGGGAAAAACACAGGATGCAAAAGAATTGGGTGCCGATGAAGTGATCATCTCTACCAATGAAGCGCAAATGAAAGCGGCGAAAGGCAAATTCGATCTGATCATTGATACGGTTCCTTATGTACATGATATAAATCCCTATGTGGGAACACTGAACATCAACGGAACAATAGTTTTGGTGGGTTACCTGGGGCCATTGGATCCAATGCTGCAAACAGTGCCAATGATCATGGGGCGCCGGTCGGTAGCAGGATCCGTCATTGGCGGCATCGCCGAAACGCAGGAGCTGCTCGACTTTTGCGGAGAACATAATATAGTCTCCGAGATTGAACTGATCAACATGCAGGAGATCAATACTGCTTATGAGCGCATGCTGAAAAGCGATGTGCGGTATCGCTTTGTGATCGATATGGCGAGTCTGAAGTAA
- a CDS encoding putative quinol monooxygenase: protein MKQIRKNAVFFLIALLMLFMNTTATAQQQNRMIRIAKIEIDSAYLDQYKADVAEHTKAAVQLEPGVLGLYAMYEKEHPNRVTILEIYANKEAYQAHLKTPHFLKYKTSTLKMVQSLQLIDMDPIAFAAKTAVPDSAK from the coding sequence ATGAAACAGATCAGAAAAAATGCAGTCTTTTTTTTAATCGCCTTATTGATGCTTTTTATGAATACTACAGCCACTGCACAACAGCAAAACCGGATGATCAGGATAGCAAAAATTGAAATAGACAGTGCTTATCTCGACCAATATAAAGCAGATGTAGCTGAGCACACCAAGGCAGCCGTACAGCTAGAGCCGGGCGTCTTAGGGCTATATGCAATGTACGAAAAAGAACACCCCAATCGCGTTACAATTTTAGAAATATATGCCAACAAGGAAGCCTATCAGGCGCATTTAAAAACCCCGCATTTCTTAAAGTACAAGACCAGCACCCTTAAAATGGTGCAATCGTTACAACTGATTGATATGGACCCGATCGCCTTTGCTGCAAAAACGGCTGTTCCGGACTCTGCAAAATGA
- a CDS encoding (R)-mandelonitrile lyase — protein sequence METITNTLFPKGNPLPADWFTGNAFLTPLISKDKNNAFAIGSVTFEPGARTHWHTHPRGQILIVTEGSGFYQEKDKPAQPIKKGTVVNIPEDVVHWHGAAANSKMVHIAITNYEGEANVTWLQPVTEEEYSSVQIRIPDVTALNTKQQKMALIAAFTAVGNTEQLSKQLNEGLDAGLTINEIKEALVQLYAYCGFPRSLNSIAIFMAVLEERKKNGMEDSGGEEASVTNLVSDKYEQGRKVLETLTQKAQQKPAPGFGAFAPRIDAFLKEHLFADIFDSDVLSFQQRELVTIAALAAMAGVTQQLQAHLRMGLNTGLTASQLEALIALVGTQPEHAKEILLQVIQN from the coding sequence ATGGAAACAATTACGAATACCCTTTTCCCAAAAGGAAATCCTTTACCCGCTGATTGGTTCACGGGAAATGCTTTTTTGACCCCGCTAATTTCAAAAGACAAAAACAATGCTTTTGCCATAGGCAGTGTTACCTTTGAACCAGGAGCCCGTACCCATTGGCATACGCATCCCCGGGGGCAAATATTGATCGTAACCGAAGGCTCCGGTTTTTACCAGGAAAAAGACAAACCGGCCCAGCCGATAAAAAAAGGAACGGTGGTCAATATTCCGGAAGACGTGGTGCACTGGCACGGCGCGGCAGCCAACAGCAAAATGGTGCATATAGCCATTACCAATTATGAGGGTGAAGCAAATGTTACCTGGCTGCAGCCGGTGACTGAAGAGGAGTATAGTAGTGTTCAGATAAGGATACCTGATGTTACTGCGCTGAACACGAAACAACAGAAAATGGCGCTTATAGCAGCATTCACGGCGGTTGGAAATACGGAGCAACTGAGCAAGCAATTGAACGAAGGACTGGATGCCGGACTAACCATTAATGAAATAAAAGAAGCGCTGGTGCAGTTATATGCCTATTGTGGATTTCCCAGGAGTCTGAATAGCATCGCTATATTTATGGCGGTATTAGAGGAGCGAAAAAAGAACGGTATGGAAGATTCGGGTGGAGAGGAAGCAAGCGTAACAAATTTGGTGTCTGACAAATATGAACAGGGCAGAAAAGTATTAGAGACGCTTACCCAAAAAGCTCAGCAAAAGCCCGCGCCCGGTTTTGGAGCCTTTGCTCCCCGTATCGACGCTTTTTTAAAAGAACATTTATTTGCGGACATATTCGATAGCGATGTGCTTTCCTTTCAGCAACGGGAGCTGGTGACCATTGCGGCATTAGCCGCTATGGCCGGTGTAACGCAACAATTGCAGGCACATTTAAGAATGGGACTGAACACCGGTCTTACTGCCAGCCAGCTGGAGGCGCTTATTGCACTGGTTGGAACGCAGCCCGAACATGCAAAAGAAATATTGCTACAAGTGATACAGAATTGA